A genomic window from Mesorhizobium shangrilense includes:
- a CDS encoding DUF3088 family protein: MTSANSDKAVLFLLAPDFEDAKFAGQRFFCRHSALVEGVLTSFPAVLDAIDVRRIAFPRPRAEVIELLGEANQALPVLVLPAGQLSAHASGEANGRKFVSGAEPIIDALVERGLIPPPHP, from the coding sequence TTGACCTCTGCCAATTCAGACAAGGCCGTCCTGTTCCTGCTCGCCCCTGACTTCGAAGACGCCAAATTTGCGGGCCAGCGTTTCTTCTGCCGGCACTCGGCGCTTGTGGAAGGCGTGCTGACCTCGTTTCCGGCAGTTCTCGATGCGATTGACGTTCGCCGCATCGCCTTCCCGCGACCGCGCGCCGAGGTGATCGAGCTTCTCGGCGAAGCCAATCAGGCGCTTCCGGTCCTGGTGCTGCCGGCCGGCCAGCTTTCAGCCCATGCAAGCGGCGAAGCCAATGGCCGCAAATTCGTCTCCGGCGCGGAACCGATCATCGATGCCTTGGTCGAGCGCGGGCTCATCCCTCCACCGCATCCGTGA